In Vagococcus luciliae, one genomic interval encodes:
- a CDS encoding DUF975 family protein, producing the protein MYKSSKELKMQAKESLRGRWKEAVILNLVPSIIQMISMFFITITVLVFGLFIGTMASDQTNYSKIAGDDYDSIQHEYTWEENLDDESPASGVVAAIASAGSAPLAGPIFSFVMTFLTIGISFTFLDVIRRGKSQNMSFKESFRLFNGNDFVPVLLINILTYIFQYLWTLLFIIPGIVKGYSYSQANFIYKDLSSTRDTRSMGATSFITESRELMDGHKGRLFWLDISFIGWYFVGMLTMGIGLLWINPYINATKAAFYDDLSKGKFLEQEVMEEDEIWTSF; encoded by the coding sequence ATGTATAAATCCTCTAAAGAACTTAAAATGCAAGCAAAAGAGTCACTCAGAGGACGATGGAAAGAAGCAGTAATATTGAATTTGGTACCGTCAATTATTCAAATGATTTCAATGTTTTTTATTACAATAACAGTATTGGTGTTTGGATTATTTATTGGCACGATGGCAAGTGATCAAACAAATTACTCAAAAATAGCGGGAGACGACTATGATAGTATTCAACATGAATATACATGGGAGGAAAACTTGGATGATGAATCACCTGCTTCAGGCGTAGTAGCGGCAATTGCTTCAGCAGGATCTGCTCCATTAGCAGGACCTATATTTAGCTTTGTTATGACATTTTTAACAATTGGTATTTCATTTACTTTTTTAGATGTCATAAGGCGTGGTAAATCACAAAATATGTCATTTAAAGAATCATTTAGATTGTTTAATGGAAATGATTTTGTTCCAGTATTATTGATTAATATTTTGACATATATTTTCCAATACTTATGGACTTTATTATTTATTATTCCAGGTATTGTAAAAGGATATTCTTATTCACAAGCAAACTTTATTTACAAAGATTTATCTTCAACTCGTGACACAAGGAGTATGGGCGCTACAAGTTTTATAACTGAAAGTCGTGAATTAATGGATGGGCATAAAGGTCGATTATTTTGGTTAGATATTAGTTTTATTGGGTGGTATTTTGTGGGAATGCTAACAATGGGAATAGGATTATTATGGATTAATCCATATATTAATGCGACGAAAGCAGCGTTCTATGATGATTTATCTAAAGGAAAATTTTTAGAGCAAGAAGTAATGGAAGAGGATGAAATTTGGACAAGTTTTTAA
- the addA gene encoding helicase-exonuclease AddAB subunit AddA, whose amino-acid sequence MSNLDIPVKPENSHFTDKQWQAVYDSGDNLLISASAGSGKTTVLVERVIQKIKSGVNVDELLIVTYTEAAAKEMKQRIKVAIQTALTEEVDTAQKEHLVKQLGILPTATISTLHAFCLRVIQRYYYLIHIDPVFRLLTDETENLLLKEDVWDELREELYGEEREAFYQLTENFSNDRNDNGLMELIFSIHLFAQANSEPENWLDSLLENYQITDSLVNSSLYQQYMKPDVLNQLLLAQVTTDELVNRCQSDEELKKTLETVSDDKQLIDTLLFLINEDRLEDFYDYLISTPFNRIKAPSKKTASEEVQEEYQEIKLVRDSVKENIGKLRSQYFKQSPKEMLEILEKSQSVVEELISVTKRFIQRFSKEKESRHVLDFNDLEHLTLAILRKQVEGQWVESEASTYYRHKFNEILVDEYQDINRLQETILYWLRRPEKHNGNLFMVGDVKQSIYGFRLADPTLFIEKYEQFATEEDGRRIILAENFRSRSNVLDFTNLVFTQLMDKELGQLDYDTSAELIVGNKSFPESKDYDTELLIYQTTSEEKDQESLEFRLDGKTEGELRLVALKIRELIDKKFELFDKKEEKMRSIAYKDIVLLTPTKKNNLDILDIFKEYDIPLMVNDTQNYFQATEIRIMISLLQLIDNPYQDIPLAAILRSPIVGIGENDMVLLKSYDMTGYYYDALQKFLIDGDKSSQLYQIIETFNQQFNHWRELARRKRLVELIWQIYKDTDLLDYVAGLPSGMQRKANLHALYHRASSYEEMSFKGLFQFIRFIEKMQQKNKDLAEASNINEEADAVRVMTIHASKGLEFPVVFLLDMSKQFNLMDVRQRKFVFDEELGMGIKYKDIEKRLEYDTFPFSVIREHKKQKLLAEEMRKLYVALTRAEEKLYLVGSYKSKDDAYKKWATLTSTEHMVLPTASRQSTSSLMDWVGMSLVRHPDFETYFPTSEATVLSGLKKHPGQFSIHFYQEEDILARHMAQGEQEEELKVSDVKPNVKLLKEVVERLNFSYPEKDATMTASYQSVSEVKRLFEDPDMKDVPTLNFSKDKQIKAHREILSDSAKPKFMEGDIQIKSTDIGSAVHLLMQLLPLDKKPTEQDIKEQIEIMVQNGVFTEKLAAILPINIIKSFFDTTFGAYLLAHHEFTRREQPFSLLLPAKELYQDYVTKEEDTVLIHGIIDGFVLTDSELILYDFKTDYVPKGATIEELEKLKQRYVGQLTLYQLALEEIYQRNVTSSKLILLNSGDIIDMI is encoded by the coding sequence ATGAGTAACCTAGATATTCCAGTAAAACCAGAAAACAGCCATTTTACAGATAAACAATGGCAAGCGGTATATGATTCTGGTGATAATTTGTTGATTTCTGCCTCTGCCGGTTCTGGTAAAACAACGGTATTAGTTGAGCGAGTGATTCAAAAAATTAAGTCGGGTGTTAATGTCGATGAATTATTGATTGTGACCTATACGGAAGCCGCTGCAAAAGAGATGAAACAACGAATTAAGGTAGCCATTCAAACGGCTCTTACAGAAGAAGTTGATACCGCACAAAAAGAGCATTTGGTAAAACAACTGGGGATACTTCCAACAGCTACCATCAGTACACTTCATGCTTTTTGTTTACGTGTCATTCAAAGATACTATTATCTTATTCATATCGATCCTGTTTTTCGTTTATTGACTGATGAAACAGAAAATCTACTATTAAAGGAAGATGTCTGGGATGAGCTAAGGGAAGAACTATACGGTGAAGAAAGAGAAGCGTTTTATCAATTAACTGAAAATTTTTCCAATGATCGTAATGATAATGGGTTGATGGAACTCATTTTTTCGATACACTTATTTGCTCAAGCAAATTCTGAACCGGAAAATTGGTTAGATAGTTTGCTTGAAAATTATCAAATAACAGACAGCTTAGTCAACTCGTCACTCTATCAACAATACATGAAACCAGATGTATTAAATCAATTATTGTTAGCTCAAGTAACCACAGATGAGTTAGTGAATCGTTGTCAAAGTGATGAAGAGCTAAAGAAAACACTAGAAACAGTCAGTGACGACAAACAATTAATTGATACATTATTATTTTTAATTAACGAAGATAGACTAGAGGACTTTTATGATTATTTGATAAGCACACCATTTAATCGTATTAAAGCGCCGTCTAAAAAAACAGCATCAGAAGAAGTTCAAGAGGAATATCAGGAAATAAAATTGGTACGAGATAGTGTAAAAGAAAATATTGGAAAGTTAAGAAGTCAGTATTTTAAACAAAGCCCTAAAGAGATGTTAGAGATATTAGAAAAATCACAGTCAGTGGTTGAAGAGCTAATTAGTGTGACCAAGCGATTTATTCAACGATTTTCTAAGGAAAAAGAATCTCGTCATGTACTTGATTTTAACGATTTAGAGCATTTGACATTGGCAATTTTAAGAAAACAAGTTGAGGGTCAATGGGTAGAATCTGAAGCATCAACGTATTATCGTCATAAATTCAATGAAATTTTGGTAGATGAGTATCAAGATATTAATAGATTACAAGAAACGATTTTGTATTGGTTGCGTCGCCCTGAAAAACATAATGGTAATCTATTTATGGTAGGGGACGTTAAACAATCAATTTATGGGTTCCGTTTAGCTGATCCTACTTTGTTTATTGAAAAATATGAACAATTTGCGACAGAAGAAGATGGCCGTCGTATTATCCTAGCAGAAAATTTTCGTTCAAGAAGTAATGTCTTAGATTTTACGAACCTTGTCTTTACACAATTAATGGATAAAGAATTAGGGCAATTAGATTATGATACGAGTGCTGAATTAATTGTTGGAAATAAGTCATTTCCTGAAAGTAAGGATTATGATACGGAATTATTAATTTATCAAACCACATCAGAAGAAAAAGATCAGGAGTCATTAGAATTTAGACTAGATGGAAAAACAGAAGGTGAGTTACGGCTTGTTGCGTTAAAAATTCGAGAATTAATTGATAAGAAATTTGAGTTGTTTGATAAAAAAGAAGAAAAAATGCGTTCAATCGCCTATAAAGATATTGTGTTGTTAACACCAACGAAAAAAAACAACTTAGATATTTTAGATATTTTTAAAGAGTACGATATCCCATTAATGGTGAACGATACACAGAATTATTTTCAAGCCACTGAGATTAGAATCATGATTTCTTTACTACAACTAATCGACAACCCTTACCAAGATATTCCGTTAGCGGCTATTTTACGCTCGCCGATTGTTGGAATTGGTGAAAATGATATGGTTCTATTAAAAAGCTATGACATGACAGGCTACTATTATGATGCCTTACAGAAATTTTTAATAGACGGAGATAAATCCAGTCAGTTATATCAAATAATCGAGACGTTTAATCAACAGTTTAATCATTGGCGTGAGTTGGCTAGAAGAAAACGATTGGTTGAATTAATTTGGCAAATTTATAAAGATACTGACTTACTTGATTATGTAGCAGGGTTGCCTTCAGGTATGCAACGAAAAGCCAATCTTCATGCTTTGTATCACCGTGCATCGAGTTATGAAGAGATGAGTTTTAAAGGTCTATTTCAATTTATTCGGTTTATCGAAAAAATGCAGCAAAAAAATAAAGATTTAGCCGAAGCATCTAACATTAATGAAGAAGCAGATGCTGTTAGAGTGATGACCATTCATGCTAGTAAAGGCTTAGAATTTCCTGTTGTGTTCTTACTAGACATGTCAAAACAATTCAATCTAATGGATGTTAGACAACGAAAATTTGTTTTTGATGAAGAGCTTGGTATGGGGATTAAATACAAAGACATTGAAAAACGTTTAGAATATGATACATTTCCTTTTAGTGTGATTAGAGAACATAAAAAACAGAAATTGTTAGCAGAAGAGATGCGTAAATTATACGTTGCACTAACTCGTGCAGAAGAAAAGCTTTACTTAGTCGGTTCCTATAAAAGCAAAGATGATGCTTATAAGAAATGGGCAACTTTAACTAGTACTGAGCATATGGTTTTACCAACAGCAAGCAGACAATCAACATCAAGTTTGATGGACTGGGTAGGAATGTCTTTAGTTAGACATCCGGACTTTGAAACGTATTTTCCAACTAGCGAAGCGACTGTCCTATCAGGATTAAAGAAACATCCAGGACAATTTTCTATTCACTTTTATCAAGAAGAGGATATTTTAGCTAGACATATGGCTCAAGGAGAGCAAGAAGAAGAATTAAAAGTATCTGATGTGAAACCAAATGTTAAATTATTAAAAGAAGTGGTAGAGCGCTTGAATTTTTCTTATCCTGAAAAAGATGCCACTATGACGGCAAGTTATCAATCTGTTTCTGAGGTTAAACGATTATTTGAAGATCCTGACATGAAGGATGTACCAACACTTAATTTCTCAAAAGATAAACAAATAAAAGCACATAGAGAAATATTGAGCGATAGTGCTAAGCCTAAATTTATGGAAGGTGATATTCAAATTAAATCTACAGATATTGGTTCAGCAGTACATTTATTGATGCAATTGTTACCTCTTGATAAAAAGCCGACAGAACAAGATATAAAGGAACAAATAGAGATAATGGTACAAAATGGTGTTTTTACAGAAAAATTAGCAGCTATATTACCTATCAATATAATAAAGTCATTTTTCGATACAACGTTTGGTGCATACCTATTAGCACACCATGAATTTACTAGAAGAGAACAACCGTTTTCATTGCTACTACCAGCTAAAGAGTTGTATCAAGATTATGTAACTAAAGAAGAGGATACTGTATTGATTCATGGGATTATTGATGGATTTGTCTTAACAGATTCAGAGCTTATTTTATATGATTTTAAAACAGATTATGTGCCTAAAGGTGCTACTATTGAAGAATTAGAAAAATTAAAACAGCGTTATGTTGGGCAATTAACTCTTTATCAATTAGCATTGGAAGAAATCTATCAAAGAAACGTGACGTCTTCCAAATTGATTCTATTAAATAGTGGAGACATCATTGATATGATATAA